AAATGCGTACACACATTCTTCTCCCATCTCCCCCTCTCCACCCCTCTTCGACCGAATGCGTATTTGCGGAACGGTCGGACCTGTTCGCTCCCTTCTTCTACATCGCTTCAAATGCGTACGCGCTTTATCTGATTGTGTTGCTTGATATAGGTGTATACAAATTGATTCTTCTCCTGCGTCCTGCTGCCACACTTCTTGTCTCATAAATTATTCGCCCTTGCGCTGGGCTGTAGTAGTAACGAGAAGAAGTgagaagaagacgaaaaaaataacgacGAAAGTAAAACCATTTGACACCGAAATAAAGCACGGACCTACCTGTTCCACTGTACCACACTTTTGAAAGCTCAATCACaccgaaatgaaaacaaacattcacacacacacacacacacacatacccacaaaGATGGCTCGCAACACTCGCTTTCGTTTCCCGCTAGAAAATCTCATCCCCTTCCGGGCAGGAGCAGGAAAATGAATTACACATAATTAATGGTAAAATATGAtcatcattaaaaataattatttcccCATTGAGGATTGACCTTCCTCACCTTTCTCGCTGCCCgtataatatatatatgtttgtgtgtgtgtgtgtgtaggagtgCATGTGTATGGTGCCGCAAGGCGCAAGGGaggaaaatgagaaaataaataaagcacaaAGCCTCAAACAGCCCCATCTTCGGTCTTCCAGCAACATCGGCAGGTGCGAAAGCGCCCGGATTTATGTAcggttttttggggggggcGTATATCGGTTTGCCGCAGGATAGAGACACACGAGCGTGCCCATTGTGCCCCGGGTCCAGGCGCGTACCGAGTGAGGGCGGCGACTTCATGAATCATGTCGCTTTCTATAAATCTTTCCATCTCGCTGGTCCTGGTCTCCCCGGCTGGCTCCTACTGTGCGCGCAGGAACGGCAGAACCAAACAATGCCTCATTCCCGGAGTTTCAGCGTGtgggttgttttatttgtctttGCCTGGCGGTGTGATAAACGCGCACGATGGCGAAGAAATACGGGTACATttcttctgattttttttccttctataTGTGTAGGAACGACTTTTTGTCTAATGTGACAGTTTGGTATCTGGTTAGGGATTTTGATTGGgcgttcttcttttttgtttgcattcgcTACAAGTTAAACGACCCTACACTTACCGGTCAAGTGGAGTATTGTCATTGAACGTAACATTCAAACGCAATGAATCCGCTTTGTGCTTTGTGACCCTTGGGGTGAGAAtcatcgatttttttaatgactATTTAATCGAATCACGCATTGCATGATGATTTTAGATCTTATGCTTCATGGCCGTCTCCAAATTGGATGATTTGAGGCCTACAGGGTGAGTTGAAACAACTAGTGGTGGGtactcggaatcggacctacccgattccaattccgcgttcggaatcaattccggagccgattccgatgctggaatcgatttcgattgCGGAGTTTAATGCGGAGCCGAatccggagttgattccggagccaattccggagttgaatccggatccgattccggagttgaatccggatccgattccggagttgaatccggaTCCGAATCCGGAGTTGAATCcagatccgattccggagttgaatccggaatcgattccaggatcggaatcggctccggaattagaatagtctccggaatcggaatcgttctgggaatcgcaatttgctccagtaacggaatcaggcttgactccagaaatcgaatggtttgaattgaaataagaagtgtaggaagcgaaataaatccgggaatctccatgtgaatacatcatttacaagtaaatGTTGATGCTTTGCCCCTATCAACACATAGCATAGCACATAGCACATGGACCTAAACGCCTATTCCTAAgaagatgccgaaactgactacgcttcgaagccaattccgattccggagtaaAATTCCGATGTcggagccgattttgattctggagccaattcccgaactgattccgattccggagctaattctgatttcggagccaaatccgattccggagccgattccggaaccaattccggatccgattccggaaccaattccggagctgattccgaaaCGAATCCCGGAGCTgaatccggaaccgattccggaaaatgattccggacctactatccggaatcgattccagaaaacttcggagctagccagaatcgattccgacgaaattttcattttcccatcactagaaACAACTGCAACCGACTTCAGACTGCTCGTTTCATTCCAGTGACATCTCATTATGTTGTTAattagcacacaaaaacattttgtGGGACtcttcagaaaaaaaactattcgtGTTCAAGCGTGATAGCGTAATGGTTTCATATTTGCTCTCGTTTTGCTCTCGTATTTGTTCTTTAcatgctttcttttctttacatGCTATTGGAACATTGTAGGCTACATGAAAACATAaagatttttaacattttactcCGTAGTTATGTTGACAGGGGTAAAAACGATGTCTTGATGACATATTATAGCCATAATCGTACACTTACCCTAGTAATCAAATATGACATGCGAATAATGCCTTAGCTGTCTAATTACCTTAAGTATAACCTTAAGATTCTTTAAACattcattacagggttttccaggggttctcatagttgttgGACACTtctttgactctttcttattggaagtaaatttcatatgttggaaattggactctatggcaccctttttggacaggctccttggacAGTGCAACAagagtgctatagagtccaattcccattacattaagttcatttcacgtatgaAAGCgacaataaagtgtcccacagctctgaaaactcctggaaaaccctataATCTGCACTTTTGAATTGCTAAACCTTGAATGATGCATCTCTAACAACTTTTCTTAAAAATCTCTTCTCTCCATTTGAAAACGTTGAAAATAGTTCTTAACCCCTAAACCATAATGACCagcaatttaaatattaattcgAACTCTGCTTCAACGAACTCACGAACCAGATGCACGCCACACAAGCAGCACCGACAATCACACTTGTGATTTTCCAGCCGTTCAATTGGTGCGAGCGCTGCTCCCCATACCCTCCTATTGTCACCGGCTGGCGTTGCATTTGTTTCGCTTATTTCTCCGTTTTTATTTCCCCGTTTTTATTTTCCGCACAATAAGCGTTCCTCCTGCACAATACACCAtcggagcacacacacacacacacacgcatgcacccGGCGCGAGATGGAACGTAAACGTAGAGCATAAACTGCCAGCACACGGTCCCGCGCAACTGCGCCCAGGACAGGATGGAGGGCTTAGAAATTAAActcgaaattgaaaagaaacgTTCCCACGGCCAGGAGTCGACGGTGAAATGGGGAAGGAGTGTGTAGGGAACACTTCCACCAAACCCAGCCCCCTCCACCCCACGAGCCGCGGGCCAATCTGAgcgcaaaaaagaagcaaaaaagaagaaaaaagtacGCCCAAAGGACAGTAAAACATTCGCCCGATGGCACTCACGGGCCATCATATAAaagcgagcacacacacatacaaagcaGAAAGGACACAGATTGTAACACGGCAACGTTAAAGATAAAGTAATATCAGACCGACCCTGCTGTCACACTGTTCTCCACTTGCCCACacaaacggtgtgtgtgtgtgtttttttaacttttttatatttttttccccttcccgGAGGCCGACGGGGTCCTGGGGAAATACAAATTCGCAAATACTGGCGGCCACAATGCCGCGCTAAAGTGCGAACCACCATTACGCGGTGACAAAACCGAACCTTTCCTTTCGCTTCGTTGCCGCCGATCCGCtttccgtccgtccgttcaTTAAGGGACACATTAATTTCCTCGAGCTGTCACAGCGCTGGGCGCGCCGCTGTTGGGCTACCGCTGTGCTCGCGCCAAGTGTCGCGCGTTGTGTAATGTGTTAGTCAATTTAtaccattgtgtgtgtgtgctggactggcttttttattttcagtttTGGATAAAATGTTTATGCGGTATACAGGGGGGGAAAAACATACCCATTAATGCATTTAGAGTCGTAGTAATTTGGCGCAAGAAAGCAATGTGTAACACACGGAAGTGTTCTTttctaatttttcatttctttcttttctaatTTTTTAAACTTCTTTAGTTGTTTGTACAAGATTCATATAAGAAGACGGTtaaacaacaaccacttaCTTTATCACGAAGCGAAACGCGCTCGCGCGCTGGGCTAATGAAACGAGATTTGAACGTCCGATGTGAGGTGCACCAGTCCGAGCATCATTGCACAAAACCGCGCGGCCACTCTCGACACACAAGTGCAAAAATCCAATTAAAGCCACCACAACCTGATTCGCATCATGTCTAGGAGAAACCAACAGCAAACGGAATAACACTCTTGTGCGACACTACCCCGTTTTCACCCCAAGCCGTTTCTCCTTCTCCTGAGCCATTTTTTTccaacacgaaaaaaaacaaccaaaaacaaccacacacaaaaaagggaaattaaatGTAACGAGAGCTGTAGATTGAAAGCATCGTGAGCCAAAAGGGACCCTTCGCCCAGATGTGCTTGCAGatgtgtaaaacaaaaccaaatgaaaaaaaaaatacgtggAAAAATAAAGTGCACAGGGTTGAGAGCAAATTGTAGGAATTATCGTTTGTGATCTCGCTTTCTTCGTTATTGCTCgctccgttttttttcgttccgttCAAAGCACGGCTTCATCAAGCCAGGCAGGCaggcgagcgagagagcaaaacaaaacaaaaaacaaaacgaacgcgACCTCAACATTCGTTTCATTACAGCGTGGAGCGTCGCCGCGATGAAACGCGATAATGAAATAGCAATGTAACCCAATCTACTAGCACGACCTTCTACTTACACAAACTCTACCCCTTTTCTTTTACAATGGTCGCGCAAAAACGTCTCCGGCGGGGGGGAAGGGAAAACTCTCCAGCAAAGTCAATGGGCTGAACCTTCGGGTTCGAATGATTGAGTGGGGGATGAGTCGACCCGATTCCCGACCATTTCTTTGTTTCACTGGAGACACGGCGCACGGCGAATGCTAAGCAGAAGTTTCCTCCCCTGTGGTCGATTGTCGCTATCGGTTCGCGTCTTCCTTGAAATTACGCACTTTGCACGCCAAAGTTTGCATGTGGAATCGATtgaaccaaaagaaaaaaaacgcccggaaaagtaaaagaaaattcCCAGACACGCCCGGCACGGAAAGTTGGGCCATGGGAACTGGGCAAACATCGTAAAGCGTATATTTACATTCCAATGTTTCATCTCGAACTTTCAGCCAGTTTTGCAAGCTGTTGTCTAATTTTTCACTCGTTCGTAtgaaaccccccccccacaccccCGACCGTCGTCCTTTTCCGCCAGCGCACCGAGGTTAAGGGCCAAGTATTTTGTCATGTTTTCTGCGGCTCCGCACCCTGCCCCTTGCCGCGCAGAGCACAGCAACACTTGAACGGTACGACataagcggggcaaaatgggcatgtggggcgAAGTGGGTACcttctatttaagcattatttcactTCAAAGATGCATTCCAATGCTTATAATGTGTTCTATGGACACCATGTACGTTTTATAACCCtttaataacaaataaccaagaaaaatgcaaaataagagATTTAGTACCATATTGTtgtcttctatttggcgtaacgtcctaacGCGGACATGTCGGCCTAtgcaggctttcgagacttaattcattaccacgtatagccggatagtcaatccttgctacggggggacggtccattctgggcttgaacccatgacgggcatgctactgagtcgttcgagttgacgactgtaccacgggaccgcccccagcatattgatgtaattgaTGTAAATAGCTTCttgtaaaacatcaacttttattttacacttttttcaaGTATTTAAGTTATTTTCAGGCTATGTGGCATTTTaaatccatagataaatggtgCAGGCATGTAATAGTGTGAGAATaatttgtgtgttgtggctagtgatgggtaaagttggcaaaaatccggagtcgactccgatccgactccgataaattcggaatcgactccggaaggtaggtccgcgctgcaatatccggagtcgtacggaatcgtccgaagtcgtacgaagtcgcccggagtcggaatcatatggagtcatccggagtcattcggagtcgttcggagtcgttcggagtcgtccagagtcggagtcgttcgaagtcgttcggagttttcggagtcgttcggagtcgtccggagtcgcccggagtcggagccatccggagtcggagtcgtccggagtcggagtcgtccggagtcgtccggagtcgcccggagtcggagtcatccggagtcgttcggagtcgttcggtgtcgtccggagtcgcccggagtcggagtcgttcggagtcggagtcgtccggagtcggagtcgttcggagtcgcccggagtcggagtcatccggagtcgttcagagtcgtccggagtcgtttggagtcgatcggagtcgttcggagtcgttcagagtcgttcggagtcgccgggagtcggagtcatccggagtcgtccggagtcgttcggagtcgttcggagtcgaccggagtcgcccggagtcggagtcatccggagtcgttcagagtcgtccggagtcgtccggagtcgtccggagtcttccggagtcgttcggagtcgttcggagtcgaccggagtcgcccggagtcggagtcatccggagtcgttcagagtccttcggagtcgtccggagtcgtccggagtcgtccggagtcgtccggagtcgtccggagtcgtccggagtcgtccggagtcgtccggagtcgtccggagtcgttcggagtcgttcagagtcgttcggagttgaccggagtcgcccggagtcggagtcatccggagtcgttcagagtcgtccggagtcgttcggagtcgttcggagtcgtcggtgtcgtttggagtcgttcggagtcgtccggcgtcgctcggagtcggagtcatccagagtcgttcagagtccttcggagtcgttcgaagtcgccgggagtcggagttgtacggagtcgtcaggagtcacccggaatcggagtcgtccggagtcgccgggagttggagtcgtccgaagtcgttcgaagtcgttcggagtcgtccgaagtcgttcggagtcgttcggagtcgtccggagtcgccgggagtcggagtcgtccggagtcgttcggagtcgttcggagttgcccggagtcgccgggagtcggagtcgtccggagtcgttcggagtcgttcggagtcgtccggagtcgcccggagtcggagtcatccggagtcgttcagtgTCGTCAGGAggcgttcggagtcggagtcgttcggagtcattcggagtcgttcggagtcattcggagtcgtccggagtcgttcggagtcgttcggagtcgaccggagtcgcccggagtcggagtcatccggagtcgttcagagtcgtccggagtcgtccggagtcgtccggagtcttccggagtcgttcggagtcgttcggagtcgttcagagtccttcggagtcggagtcatccggagtcgttcagagtccttcggagtcgtccggagtcgtccggagtcgtccggagtcgtccggagtcgtccggagtcgttcggagtcgttcagagtcgttcggagttgaccggagtcgcccggagtcggagtcatccggagtcgttcagagtcgtccggagtcgttcggagtcgttcggagtcgtcggtgtcgtttggagtcgttcggagtcgtccggcgtcgctcggagtcggagtcaaccagagtcgttcagagtccttcggagtcgttcgaagtcgccgggagtcggagttgtacggagtcgtcaggagtcacccggaatcggagtcgtccggagtcgccgggagttggagtcgtccgaagtcgttcgaagtcgttcggagtcgtccgaagtcgttcggagtcgttcggagtcgtccggagtcgccgggagtcggagtcgtccggagtcgttcggagtcgttcggagttgcccggagtcgccgggagtcggagtcgtccggagtcgttcggagtcgttcggagtcgtccggagtcgcccggagtcggagtcatccggagtcgttcagtgTCGTCAGGAggcgttcggagtcggagtcgttcggagtcattcggagtcgttcggagtcattcgaagtcgttcggagtcgtttggagtcgtttggagtctttcggagtcgtcgactccggacgactccggtcgactccgaacgactccgaacgactccgactccgggcggatctaatggttccattttgccggagtcggaatcgaactaacaatagtctGAGTCGGATCGGattcgtgggtgcgctccatacagcacatcacaaCTTGTGGCATATTCAAAAGAATACACACTAAACcgcttaacatgcccatttggCCCCGCTTTTGCCCTACCAATCGTCGCAAACGTTCAGCGCGAACCGTGGCACTCGACACGATTCGGGCGAAACTTTCTACTGAAAAATGCCAGGAAACTCGATACCGAAGAATACTAGGAGATGGTGGAGCCTGAGatgcaaaagggaaaaaaacacacacacacacacttcaacaATAGGCAGCAATAATGGAGGAAAGCGGCAGGGGGTGGAGTTGAGTGAACAGATAACAGATCAAccacgtttgttttttttttttgttttcggtcaCACTTGCGTGCGTGGGTGAACGAACCGGGCCCATCAATAGAAATAAACAACCGcacgttttgtttgctttgaggTTATCTTTATCCATGTAGAGCGAGTGCTGGTGGTTGTAACCATTTACAGGAAACGATATCGCGGCTGATGGAGTTTGGGGTTGAATAGCGACCGCTACGACGAAAACCCGAGCCGCGGGTCAGACAAACTGGTGTTTGGAGGAAAACGTGCACTGGCGCTGGAAGATGGAAACGACCCGCTGGAGTGACGACCGCCCCCCTTCTGCCACCTCAAGagaaatgggaaaatgaaaggaaaacaaaaaaaggcacaccgCTTGCCGGGGAAAGACATTTTCTGCCGGCCGCTACAATCATTAGGCGATAATGTTTGGTAAGAATtatttaaacacaaaaaaacagaattacACACACAATATGAACAGACTCTGGATGAGCTCTTGGCAGGTAAACGAATAACCTGCACAACCGTTTCGATCATCACATTAGCTTCAAATGGCTGAGGCACGTGTCGACACACGGCACGGCACAGATACGTTAGCAACAGCCCGGCAAAACCCCCGTACAATGCTCCCTGACGGTTCGATAGCACCGTGGACCACCGTGGCCCCGTGGCGCGGCGCAAAAATACCTACTGCAGTTGTGGTTGTCCTTCTTGATCCGATCGCGCACCTCCGGCTCGATGAACTTCTCGTGCTTGGAGCCCTTCTCGCCGGCCAGCCCGGGCCGCACCAGGAACTCCTGATCGGCGGCGACGGCAGCGACGGCCGCCTGCTGTGCCGCCCGGGCCGCCCGGTTGCACTCGTACGACGAGATCTCGTCCTCAAACTCCGACACCACGAACACCCACTTCGGTATCTCGAACCGGATCAGCCCGAGCAGGTCGCGCACGTAGTCGAACTCGTCCACGAACGTCTGGTACAGCTTGTTGCCGAACCGGCAGGACAGCTTCATCTCCAGCCGCcactcctgctgctgctcgatcgtGGGCGTGGCGGAGGGCGTACCGGACGACTGGGCGGAACCGGCGATCGCCGCCGGCGCACCACCGACCACCATGCTGCTCATTGCCTTGCCCGGTCCGTTCGGGGCGGCGGTTGGGCCGAGCGGGACCCCGTTGGCGGGCGTGACACCACCGCCCGCTCCAGGTACTGCGGGAGCCGGCGGACCGGCTCCACCGCTACCCGCGCTTGCCGGCTTCGCACTGATGAAGGAATCGTACAGCCGGCCCAGTATCATGAGCCGCGTGTGCCGGCACGACTCCCGCACCAGGTTCTGCTTGGTGAGCTTGAGGGCGGCGGTCACGTACTCGCGCACCTGCGTCTTCTGCTTCTGGATCACGTGGTAGCGGGTCGGGTTTTCGAGCCGCGTCTCCACCTGCAGCACCTTCTTCGGCAGCTCGATGTCGATGTTTTCGAGCGGCAGCCGGACGGACAGGACGGGCGGCCCGGGCGAGGTAACCATCGACCGCGGGCCCGTCTCGCTGTTTTTGAGCTGCTCGCGAAACAGCTGCTGCTTGAGCTGCGTCCGGGAGGAGATGTTCAGCTGGGGGAAGCTCGTTCTTTTCATAAGATTGGGTTCGAGAAAGGGAGTTTAAGTAGTAAATAGATCGCAAGAGCAGTACGCACGGGTACGGGGCAACAGGGCAATCGGTTAGAGCGGTTACAACCACACCCGTCGGTTAGCGAACACTTGGCACACTTACTGATCAAACGCGGACACGGTGGAGGAGCGCAGGTCGCGCACAATGTTGACGTCGCGCGATTTGTCCAGCAGCGAAAAGGCGTCCTCCTCGTACCGGCTGCAGTCGACGTCGACCAGTATGCGCTCGAAGTTATCCATCGCGGGGCGGGAGAGGGGAGACAGGGGCTCAGATCGCAAACCTAATACTGCTTCGTACCGGAACAGGCAGGCACTTTCAACAGCGGCGCAACACTTTCAAACGCACACGCTCTCCCTAGTTCGTATCGGTCACCGCGAATAACATTTCAGGCGGAGGGAAGGAGCAGGGAGCTTTTCGAAACCtttgcgggtgtgtgtgaaaaagaaCGGAAGGAAAGAAGAATTTAACTTTTGGTCGGGGTTTATTCTATATTGGGGGTTAGACAATTCACgaaaacaaatggaaaaaaatgctttGCTCTTTGAGTATTTGGTAATAGGATCATATTGTTAAAAACATTGCATAGCTTCTGGCGTATTCTCTATGCTCACATTGGCTTTCTACCgatcaaaataaaattctaTTAAAGGCTGATCAGCGTTACTTTGCAGCGGTTGCTTGGATACCTTTTGCTTAGTTGTCATTCACACAATGGCAACAGCTTTGGTTATGTAAAACGCAACGCCGCAACGCTGTAGGTCCAGCaacatttctttaaaaaagttactgcaacaaaaaatgttcTCGTAGAGATCACACATCATACTGGCCTACACAGGCTTTAGAGACGTTGTATtaaagtaccacgcagccagaTAGCCAATCCTTGCATAGGACAGCGATCCttgcgaggcttgaacccacaaaGAGCATGATGTTATGTCGTCCGACTTGGACGATAGTACCGCAGGAACTGCCGattaaagaacaaaacaaataggaAAACCACTGGACTGGATAGTTCCTTGTCTGAGACAGAATTTGGTACTATTTCTAGAGACGAATTAAAAAGGCAACAGAATCAGGAACCAGAATGGggtcaggatcagttccagacATACAACCAATAGGCAATTTTAATCAGTTCAAGGACCAGTATTGGTACGTATATGTTACAGGATCTATATGGGATCAGGATCAGCTCCAGGATCAGTAGGGGTTCAAAGGAAGTTCTGGTATGGGttcagaatcaattccagGTCCGGGATGTGACCGGGATCAATTCCACAACCGGCATGGTGTCAGAATCAATTCCAGGACCAGAGTAAGTTCGTCACTAATTCAAGCAGTTGTCTGGGATTGGAATCAGTTCGAGCTTTAGTATTAATTCTATTAAATTTCCGAACCAACATGGGTTTGGAATCAGTCCACGGATTGGCATGGATTCTGATTCAGTTTCTTTTGATGAGCCCCTTGGAGTTAAAAATCACATTGCACGCGTTCGAAAGTGATTAAAAACCCCAGATATTATCTTGGagttaacaaaaacaaacaaaattgttcTAGCACTCAAGGTGATAAGTGGAACAAGGAACATTCCAGGAAGACTCAATGTCAGAAGACTTTAGGTGGCCGCCACTTTAGATCCAGATGTCTTAAATCGTTGCAACAACATTTCTACAAAAGAGTTACTGCAACAAATAACCTTCTTTAGGGGTAACGGGGCATGCCGGCCAATACTGGCTTTCGAGACTTGACGATGAAAAATAAGGACCAGCTTAGGTTCAGTGTAAGGTCTGTTATAGGTTCGGGATCAAATCCAGGTTTTTGgagcagttccaggaccgatatAGGGTAAGGATCAATTCAGCCTTACAGTATGCAATCTGTCGTACAAGATGTCTTTATTTAGTGTTCAACCGATGGCAGCCACCGATGCATGGCAGCCATATGGATCTCATCTATTCTGCAAACCATATTCCAATGCTAACCGAAAGAAATAAGcttttaaatacaaaaaagttcGCTAAATATCGCTTATAGTTTTCATTTTACTATCATTTTATAGCATTTTTGAAAAGAACAAGATATATTGCATACTCTGTACTTTTGGGGAAAATTCAACTTActcaataatatttatttatttatttatttattaaattcaacGTATGTAGCGACCTCTCGGAGCGGGGTTATACATAATCCCTTGTCAGGAAAGCCGTATATAAAGATAGCAAATACATCGCCTACTAGTCGTTCACAAAGGTCACCCTTCCACAAAGATGCCCCGTAAAATATGCAATCCACGTTACAAAACCACTCTGTTTAGGATGTGTCTTGCCTCACGAAGAGCCACAGAGAGCTGCAAAAGCTCGACAATCGACAATCGGTTCGACATCACATAAATACTTCATACTTCAACTTCAAAAAAACAATGGATTCGTTCCACCCAGCATCCCGCTGCCATTGCCATTGAGCGGCCCAATAAGAGCGGCCTCCGCCGCGAGCAGCACACGCATAATATTCCGCTCTTCAAAAACCTCACACAGAGCACACAGCAGGACCGGTAGGGCGGGCAaagaaccaaacaacaaagccACGTCGTACCGCGTCGTCAATCGCAATCGACTTGCTCGTCATCCGTGATGCATCCCGTCGTCCTAGCCCAGCTCCCGGATACTCCCGGTGAACGATTTGTACCTTCGTGCACCGTGCCCGGTTTTCCAAGTCTCTCGAGGGCCAGCCGACGAAGGTAATCGCATAATCGCGCACGGAATACCTCGGCGAAACGACTGGTACACTGGTTGAGTTGAACGAGCGCTGTTGCGTTGTGGGTAAAGCGCAGAACCGATGCGACGAGTGCGAACTCCCGGAGTGGAGCGCTTGCTGGTTGTATTTCGCTCTTTTCGCCCATTTGCCGGTGAGTGCTGCTTCCCGTAATGATGCACTACACACCGTAAGCGAAGGTAGCAAAGT
The Anopheles arabiensis isolate DONGOLA chromosome X, AaraD3, whole genome shotgun sequence DNA segment above includes these coding regions:
- the LOC120905445 gene encoding uncharacterized protein LOC120905445 — translated: MDNFERILVDVDCSRYEEDAFSLLDKSRDVNIVRDLRSSTVSAFDQTSFPQLNISSRTQLKQQLFREQLKNSETGPRSMVTSPGPPVLSVRLPLENIDIELPKKVLQVETRLENPTRYHVIQKQKTQVREYVTAALKLTKQNLVRESCRHTRLMILGRLYDSFISAKPASAGSGGAGPPAPAVPGAGGGVTPANGVPLGPTAAPNGPGKAMSSMVVGGAPAAIAGSAQSSGTPSATPTIEQQQEWRLEMKLSCRFGNKLYQTFVDEFDYVRDLLGLIRFEIPKWVFVVSEFEDEISSYECNRAARAAQQAAVAAVAADQEFLVRPGLAGEKGSKHEKFIEPEVRDRIKKDNHNCSRYFCAAPRGHGGPRCYRTVREHCTGVLPGCC